The sequence TGCAGGGCAGTCTTGAGCTGCACCACCTCGCGAGGCGATACTCTACCAACGGCAGCCTTCGAGATAATACGCTCCAAGTCGCCAATACGATGTATCTGATCGTCGATACACTCACGGAACTCGGGCTCGCGATAGTAATACTCTACCACATCCAGTCGCTCGTTAATGGGCTTTTCATCCTTCAGAGGGAAAACCAGCCAGCGGCGCAGTAATCGGCCTCCCATTGGGCTCACCGTCTTATCAATCACATCAAGCAGTGACTTTCCATCCTCTTGCATGGGGTAAACCAACTCCAAGCTGCGGATGGTGAACTTATCCAGTCGCACGTACTTATCCTCTTCGATACGGGAGATAGAAGTGATATGTCCTATCTGAGTGTGCTGTGTCTGCTCGAGATACTGCAGAATGGCACCTGCGGCAATAACACCCGACTGCAGATGATCTACACCAAAGCCTTTCAGGTTCTTTACGTTAAAATGCTGTAATAGTTTCTGCTTACCTGTCTGATCGGTAAACACCCAATCGTCCAACTGGAACGTAAAGTATTTAGTACCAAAGTTGCGCTCAAAATCCTGTTTGCGATTACGATCGTAAAGCACCTCTTTGGGCGAAAAGTTGCCCAGCAGTTTCTCTACATAATCGGCAGTTCCCTCACCTGTCAGAAACTCACCTGTCGAGATATCAAGAAAAGCCACACCAAAGCTCGACTTACCAAAATGGATAGCCGCCAGGAAGTTGTTCTCCTTGTAATTCAGCACGTTATCGCTCATGGCCACACCAGGTGTAACCAACTCGGTAATGCCACGCTTAACAAGCTTTTTTGTGAGTTTGGGGTCTTCCAGCTGGTCGCAGATGGCCACACGTTTGCCAGCGCGAATCAGCTTAGGCAGATAGGTATCCAAGGCGTGATGAGGAAAACCAGCCATTTCATCGCCTTTGCCACCAGCACCGTTACTACGATGTGTTAAGGTGATACCTAATATCTTTGAGGCAGTAATAGCGTCTTCGCAATAGGTTTCATAAAAGTCGCCACACCTGAAAAGCATGACTGCATCTGGGTGTTTCGCCTTCAAATCAAAGAACTGTTTCATCATAGGGGTTAGTTCTTTCCCCGCTGTTTTTGCCATAACTACCTAAATTTAAATCTGAGCGGCAAAGTTACTCCTTTTTTCGCAAACAGCAAAATTTTAGCCTTAAATAATTGTTATGTTCCCGTTTATTTGTATCTTTGCCAGCAAGATGAAGAAACTCGTTATCATATCGCTGATGCTTTGCTGGATGCTGTCGCTTTCAGCCCAATTCCTAAATTCGGGCGACACCATCGCTATAATCTCGCCTTCAAGTGCAACCGATACTGCTACCATTAATGGCGGCATCCAAACCTTAGAGAAGTGGGGCTATCCATGCATCGTGGCGCCCCATGCACTGGCCGATTATCATGGTTTTGCAGGCACTATCGATGAGCGACTTAGCGATTTGCTGTGGGCTTTACGCACACCATCCATCAAGGCCATCATGTGTTCGCGAGGCGGCGATGGAGCTGCCCATCTGCTTTCCCGTATCTCATTAGATACACTCCAGCAGTATCCAAAGATGATTATCGGATTCAGCGATGTGACGGCGTTGCTGTGTGCCCAGGCTAGGGCAGGCGTAATGGGTATTCATGGTTCGATGTGTCATGCATTGAAAACCTACGAGGGCAACGATACCGTGAGTCAGGCTTTACGAGGCATGCTTGCTGGTCATCTGCCCACCTATCGCATTGCTCCCCATCCCTTAAACATAACAGGTAAGGCCGAGGGCATTATCGTTGGTGGTAACATGAGCGTTTTCAACAATCTGGCAGGCTCTGATTTCGATCCGCTGTTTATCGATGGAATCGTACTATTTATTGAAGATACAGGCGAGGGCATGAGTAAGGTAGACCGCATGCTGCATAACATCGAGATACGTGGCTTACAGAAACACATCCGAGCCGTTATTGTTGGGCAGTTCAACAAATACAAACACCCCGAAAACGGTTTCGACGACATGTACGCCCTGCTCAACGAGTACCTACAGCATTGGCACATCCCCGTATGCTACAACTTTCCTGTAGGTCATGCCCACCTAAAAAACTTCCCCCTCCTAACAGGCGCCAAAGCCACATTAGAAGTAAACCCCGATGAGGTAGTGCTAGATTACAATAATTCCCATTAGAGGAACATTTTGTTCCCACGTTGGGAATGAAACGTTCCCAAACTGGGAATCAAACATTCCCAAGTTGGGAATATTTTACGTGCTTTAGATGGCAAGGGGGAGTATAAATCAAAAAAACTGAGTAAAACTATTTATTTTGAGAATAATTATTGTATCTTTGCAGCTGTAATCGGTTCTCCTGATGTGGAGATTAATAGGGAATCGGGTGAGAATCCTGAACAGAATCCCGCCGAAAGGCACCTACCCGTGGCCTTTCCTGCTGCTGTAAGTCGTCCTTTATGAGGCGCAAACATGTATGTCACTGAGATTTTTGGGAAGACGTTTGCTGCCAGACGATAAGTCAGAAGACCTGCCGATGAAACTTTAGCCGCTTGCCTATCTCTGGGGTTAGATGGCGATGGCAGAATAAAAGATGATGAATCGAGCATTCACATTGGCAATGGCTTGCGTGTTGACGATGACAACGGCAGCACAAAGCAAGTTAGATTCCGTACAGCATGTGCGGGAGATAATTGTTGTGTCGAAGCCTGCCATGCGCGAGGTGGTACCCAGTCAGAAACTGAAGGGCGAACTGCTGGAACAACTGAACACGCACTCTGTGGCCGATGCGTTGCGCTATTTCTCAGGTGTCCAACTAAAGGATTATGGCGGCGTGGGCGGCATTAAAACAGTAAACATCCGCTCGATGGGTACGCATCACTTAGGCATCAGCTACGATGGTGTGCAGTTAGGTAATGCGCAGAACGGACAGATTGACTTGGGCCAGTTCTCACTTGATAACGTAGAGGATATCACACTTTATAACGGCCAGAAGAGTGCCATCTTCCAGCCCGCCAGCGATTTTGGAAACGCCGGTTCTATCTATATCCGTACCAAAGCGCCTGATTTCAAGAAAGGCGAGAATACCCATCTGCGATTTAAAACCCAGTATGGTTCAAGCGATATGTTCCGCTTTTCTACCCTTTGGGAGCAGAAACTGTCATCAACCATCAGCTCATCGGTAAGTGCCGGCTTCTTAACAGCCAGCGGTAAGTATAAGTTCCATTACGAGCGAAAATATCCTAACGGACAAACGGCTTGGGACACAACGGCTGTGCGACAGAACGGCGATATACATGCTGAACGTATCGAAGCAAACCTGTTTGGCCGATTGGAGCAGGGTAGTTGGCAGCTTAAGGGTTATCTATATAACTCAGCCCGAGGCATTCCTGGTGCCATCGTAAACAACGTATGGCGACGTGGTGAGCGCCAACAGGATTTGAACACCTTTGTACAAGTCGATTATAATAAGAA is a genomic window of Xylanibacter ruminicola 23 containing:
- a CDS encoding LD-carboxypeptidase produces the protein MKKLVIISLMLCWMLSLSAQFLNSGDTIAIISPSSATDTATINGGIQTLEKWGYPCIVAPHALADYHGFAGTIDERLSDLLWALRTPSIKAIMCSRGGDGAAHLLSRISLDTLQQYPKMIIGFSDVTALLCAQARAGVMGIHGSMCHALKTYEGNDTVSQALRGMLAGHLPTYRIAPHPLNITGKAEGIIVGGNMSVFNNLAGSDFDPLFIDGIVLFIEDTGEGMSKVDRMLHNIEIRGLQKHIRAVIVGQFNKYKHPENGFDDMYALLNEYLQHWHIPVCYNFPVGHAHLKNFPLLTGAKATLEVNPDEVVLDYNNSH